One stretch of Miscanthus floridulus cultivar M001 chromosome 18, ASM1932011v1, whole genome shotgun sequence DNA includes these proteins:
- the LOC136523502 gene encoding uncharacterized protein — protein sequence MVQLNVMPQLHPVPEANEKYTLSTACFNLTLDEKRAILFLPIAIRAIKPEFLKMDITRMCYFFSKIPQKMIGKQELSDLHEFMIQALGSCYLHEIWSYERFMSVLSRYVHNVKDGAFRFYVINNHGRHDPARKEKLAIKILCACPKQKHESVQCGDYICSMMSNTGAYRRHPLRKTAAAISPGFEVVVRVPPSDLLDNLRRLLQEKQGADVTFKVRDEVFPAHKIILAMRPPVFSAEFFGPVAVAAESTSQCVTIEDMHPDVFRALLHFVYTDTMPAMDELDAGERKEMLRHLLVAADRYAMERLKLMCEASLCESICVDDVADMAALADRHRGEALGHACAEFIASSNENEIGDVVASQGYVHLKKKKCPAVLVDMFEKVTLWLCA from the exons atggtgcagctaaacgtgatgccacagcttcacccggtacctgaggctaatgaaaAATACACTCTGTCCACGGCATGCTTTAACCTAAcactagacgagaagagagctatat tgtttctacccattgcaatcagggctataaagccagagttcttgaaaatggacATCACCcgtatgtgctacttcttttcgaagatcccacagaagatgattggcaagcaagagctgagtgacctacatgaatttatg atacaggcgctgggctcttgctacttgcatgaaatatggtcatacgagcggttcatgtcggttctaagtcgatacgtgcataatgtGAAAGATGG ggcatttaggttctatgtcattAATAATCACGGAAGACATGATCCAGCAAGAAAGGAAAAGttggctataaaaatactatgtgcg tgccccaagcagaagcatGAGAGTGTACAATGTGGagactatatatgttctatgatgagtaacaccggtgcctacaggagacaccccttaaga AAGACCGCCGCAGCCATTAGCCCCGGCTTCGAGGTCGTCGTTCGAGTGCCTCCCTCGGACCTGTTGGACAACCTACGGAGGCTGCTGCAGGAGAAACAAGGCGCCGATGTGACCTTCAAGGTCCGAGACGAGGTCTTCCCTGCCCACAAGATCATACTCGCGATGCGGCCGCCGGTGTTCAGCGCCGAGTTCTTTGGGCCGGTGGCTGTGGCGGCTGAGAGCACAAGTCAGTGTGTGACCATCGAGGACATGCACCCGGACGTCTTTCGAGCGCTCCTTCACTTCGTCTACACGGACACGATGCCCGCAATGGACGAGCTCGACGCCGGTGAGAGGAAGGAGATGCTCAGGCACCTGCTTGTGGCTGCGGATAGGTACGCcatggagaggctgaagctgatgTGCGAGGCCAGTCTCTGCGAGAGCATTTGCGTCGATGATGTGGCTGACATGGCAGCTTTAGCCGATCGGCATCGCGGTGAGGCTCTCGGCCATGCCTGCGCTGAGTTTATCGCCTCGTCGAACGAGAACGAGATAGGTGACGTGGTGGCAAGTCAAGGGTACGTgcacctcaaaaaaaaaaaatgcccTGCTGTGCTGGTAGACATGTTCGAGAAAGTTACTTTGTGGCTCTGTGCGTAA